The genomic interval ATAAGTTGAGCGTTTGTTTCTGGACGCTTTACTTCCTTTACTTCTATCCCTATTTTCATATCAGAATTATTAATTGCACACATTAATTTATTCTGCAGTTTAGAAATCTCTGCCCCTTTCTTTCCAATTATCATACCGGGCCTTGCACTATATATAATCACTTTTACTTCGCCGCCAACTTCTCCTCCTTTTCGAATAATCTCAACATGAGAAATAGCTGCATCAATTCCTAATTTATCTAACTCTCTTCTTATTATAATATCCTCCATGACAAAATTAGAGTAATTTTTTTTATTTGCATACCACTTACTTACCCAATCTTTCGTTATGCCTATCCTAAATCCAGAAGGATGTACTTTCTGTCCCACTCTATACCTCCTCTTTGTTTTTTACCACTATAGTAATCTGGCTCACAGGTTTTCTTTGTATATCCGCTCTGCCCATTCCTCTCATATATAACCTCTTCATAGGACCTTCGGACTCAATATATGCCCTGTGAACATATAATGAGTCTTTATCCATATCAAAATTATTTTCAGCATTCGCAACAGCTGATTTAAGAGTTTTCTCCAGATAGTTAGCAGCTTTTTGAGGGAGAACTTTTAAAATTGAAAATGCTTCATCAATGTCTTTGCCTTTTATAAGTTCAGCTACAAGTCGTACTTTAGTAGCAGATAATCGTAAATGTTTAGATTTAGCATACAC from Caldisericota bacterium carries:
- the rplV gene encoding 50S ribosomal protein L22 — its product is MEVYAKSKHLRLSATKVRLVAELIKGKDIDEAFSILKVLPQKAANYLEKTLKSAVANAENNFDMDKDSLYVHRAYIESEGPMKRLYMRGMGRADIQRKPVSQITIVVKNKEEV
- the rpsC gene encoding 30S ribosomal protein S3 produces the protein MGQKVHPSGFRIGITKDWVSKWYANKKNYSNFVMEDIIIRRELDKLGIDAAISHVEIIRKGGEVGGEVKVIIYSARPGMIIGKKGAEISKLQNKLMCAINNSDMKIGIEVKEVKRPETNAQL